In Deinococcus psychrotolerans, the genomic window TCATGAAGATCGAGATGAACTTTTTGCCGGACATTTACGTGCCGTGCGAGGTCTGCAAGGGCGCAAGGTACAACCGCGAAACACTGGAAGTCAAGTACAACGGCAAGACCATCGCCGACGTGCTGAACATGACCGTGGAGGACGCCTACAGCTTCTTCGAGCCGATTCCCAACATCGAGCGCAAGATGCAGCTGTTGTGCGACGTGGGACTGGGCTATATGAAGATCGGCCAGCCCAGCACCACCTTATCGGGCGGCGAGGCGCAGCGCATCAAGCTGGCGTCCGAACTCAGCAAGCGGGCCACTGGCAAGACCATTTACATTCTCGACGAACCCACCACCGGCCTGCACTTCGAGGACGTCCGCAAGCTGATGGAAGTGCTGGAGCGCCTCGTGGAAGGCGGCAACACCCTCATCGTGATCGAGCATAATCTGGACGTGATGAAGTGTGCCGATTGGATCGTAGACCTGGGGCCGGAAGGCGGCGTGCGCGGCGGTCAGATTGTCGCCACGGGTACGCCGGAGCAGGTCGCCGCGCACCCGACAAGCTACACGGGCGAGTTTTTGCGGAGGGTGCCGGGCATTATTCCGAGCAAGTTGACAAGTCCAGCAGCCAACACCAAAGCCGAACCGATGGTGGACGTGGTGCCCGAACCGCTCAGCGAAAGCGAGTGCCCCGACCTCGATCCAGCGGGCTTCGTGGACGCGGGCGAGTTGGAGGCGGAGGCGTTGGGTGCCGTCAAGAAAAAACCTTCCAAAGCCAAGCCCAAGGCCACTTCCAAAAAGGGCAAGAAAGCGGCCAGCAGTCTGGCCGACGAGTTGGCCGAGGGTGAAGCGCTGACCGACCCACTCGATGACGATCTCCTTGACGATGAAGACGCTGAACTGCTCGTCTCGGCCCGCAGGAGAACAGCGTGAGCGCGGCGGCGCGGCCCCGGCGCATTGTCAGCCCCCTGACCCGCCACCGGCAATTCGTGGCAGTGATGTGGGTGTTAGGGCTGGTCAGCCTCGGCGCACTGGCTTATGTGATGACCTTGCCGCTCGACTGGCAAACCAAGCTGGTGGCGTGGATCGTGCTGACCCTGATTGCCGACGAAGCGGGCAATTGGTTTGGCTACAGCGCCATTGTGCTGGGTATTTTACCGCTGGGGGCCATTTCGCTGGCCTTCTGGCCGTTTTTGCCGGTGGCCAGCGTGCCGGAGCAGTGGTGGACGATCTTCCCGCTGATCGCCACTGCGCTACTGGCCTGCCTGGTCATCAAACACGCCGGGGGGCCGTTCCTGCTGCCGTTCGCAGCGGCGCTGTTTGCCCTGCCGATTCTGGCCGCCGCCAAGCTCGCGCCCTCGGTCGACGCCACCATCAAGTTCCCCGCCAATCCCGAATTTCAGAAACTGGCGTTTATCGCCGCAGGCATCGGCCTTACCGTCAGCTTGGTGCGGCAAGTGGTGGCCGCTCTGCTGCGGCGCAGGGCGGAGCGGTTGACCGGGTAAAGGGTGTAAAGGAAAGGCCCAGTCACGCGTCACGGCTGGGCTTTTTCGTTTTGCTTTCCACTTGCCCTACACTGCATTCTGAATGCGCCTGCGCCCAGTTCTCCTCAGTACCCAAAGCCTGACCCAGTTTCTGCTGCTGCCTCTTCTGGGGCCGCTGCTGCTGCTGCTGGCCGTCACGGGGGCGGTGATTTGGGGCATTGACCGCAACGCGCTGCAAATCCAGCAGCTCAACGCCGCGCAGGTGCGGCTCAACCTGATCAACTTGCTGGCCCGCGACATCATCGATATGGAAACCGGCATTCGCGGCTACGTCATCGTGGGCGACACGCAGTATCTGGAGCCTTACCGCCGGGGCAGCGCCAGCGTGAAAATCCGCTTGAAGCAACTCCAAACCCTCAGCGTCAGCGATCAGCAGCGGCTCAACCTCAGCCGCGTCGGCACTTTGGTGGAGCGCTGGACTACGCGGGTGGCCGAGCCGGAAATCTTGGTGCGGCCCAATTCAGCGGCGCAGGCGGCGGCACTGATCGGGAAAGCAGACGGCAAGGAGCTGATTGATACGGTGCGGGACGTGCTGGCCGTGCTGGAGCATAACGAGATGCTGAGGCGCGAAGCGGCGGCCAGCAGCAGTTTGATGACCCTGCGCCTGACCCGCAGCGTTACCATCATCGGTCTGCTCAGCGCCCTGCTGCTGGTTTTCTTTGCGGCCCAGCGCTCGGCACGCACCCTGACGCGGGGTCTGCAAACGCTCAACACCGGGGCCGAGCGCATCGCTCAGGGCCACTACGGCGAAATGCTGCTGGACGTGCCAGTGCGGGAAGTGCAGGCGCTGCGCAGTCAGTTTTACCGGATGGCCGACGCCGTGGAGCAGCGCGAGGAAGGCCTCAAGGCGGCCCAAAGCGTGCTGGAGCGCACCAACCGCGACCTTGAGCGCAGCAACCGTGAGCTGGAGCAGTTCGCCTACGTCGCCAGCCACGACCTGCAAGAGCCGCTGCGAACCATCGGCAGCTATACCGAGCTGCTGGCCAAACGCTACAGCGGCCAACTCGATCAGCGGGCCGACCAGTACATTGCTTTTACCCTCAGCGCCACCCACCGCCTCAAAGGGCTGATTCAGGATTTGCTGCTGTATTCGAGGGTACGCCAGCACGCCAAGGCCGCCGAGCTGTTTGGAGTTCAGCCGCTGGTCGCCAGCATCGTCAAGGATTTTCAGCACCTGATCGAGCGCACCGACGCCAGCATCGAAGTCGGCACTTTGCCGCAGGCCTGGGGCAATCCCGAACTGCTGCGCCACGTCTTTCAGAACTTGATCGGCAACGCCCTCAAATTTCACGATCCGGCGCGGCCTCCGCGTGTACACGTTTCTGCCGAAGCGCTGCCGGAAGCCTGGAAGTTTTCGGTGGCCGACAACGGTATCGGCATCGATCCAGCTTACTTCGAGCGGATCTTCGGGGTGTTTCAGCGGCTGCACGGCATCGGGGTGTTCGAGGGCAGCGGCATCGGGCTGGCGGTGGTCAAAAATGTGGTGGAGCGGCACGGCGGGCAACTCAGCATCGAAAGTAGTGTGGGG contains:
- a CDS encoding sensor histidine kinase, translating into MRLRPVLLSTQSLTQFLLLPLLGPLLLLLAVTGAVIWGIDRNALQIQQLNAAQVRLNLINLLARDIIDMETGIRGYVIVGDTQYLEPYRRGSASVKIRLKQLQTLSVSDQQRLNLSRVGTLVERWTTRVAEPEILVRPNSAAQAAALIGKADGKELIDTVRDVLAVLEHNEMLRREAAASSSLMTLRLTRSVTIIGLLSALLLVFFAAQRSARTLTRGLQTLNTGAERIAQGHYGEMLLDVPVREVQALRSQFYRMADAVEQREEGLKAAQSVLERTNRDLERSNRELEQFAYVASHDLQEPLRTIGSYTELLAKRYSGQLDQRADQYIAFTLSATHRLKGLIQDLLLYSRVRQHAKAAELFGVQPLVASIVKDFQHLIERTDASIEVGTLPQAWGNPELLRHVFQNLIGNALKFHDPARPPRVHVSAEALPEAWKFSVADNGIGIDPAYFERIFGVFQRLHGIGVFEGSGIGLAVVKNVVERHGGQLSIESSVGQGSTFSFTLPYQQNAPAAVSPLLTESKPLVPTLGPSPTPFSPKDIHENH